The Malus domestica chromosome 10, GDT2T_hap1 genome contains a region encoding:
- the LOC103412155 gene encoding U-box domain-containing protein 9 isoform X1: MAKTGVFDSDPTAVAKAAELKKELQRLVKAIVDDEDFTTQTIDQARDTLSALKELKLKKRSLSLKLKDVLSCPEEFRCPLSKELMRDPVIVSTGETYDRPFIQKGLKAGNRICPRTQQVLTHTILTPNHLVREMISQWCKDRGIELSDPVLLVNEDGITESDRDHFLSLLKKMSSTFPEQKEAAKELRMLTKRMPSFRALFSESTHAIPQLLSPLSEGKFEDGIHPELQEDVITTLLNLSIHDNNKKLVAETPMVIPLLMEALRSGTIQTRSNAAAALFTLSALDSNKALIGKSGALRPLIALLDEGHPLVMKDVASAIFNLCITHENKARAVREGAVKTILKKIANRVHVDELLAILAMLSSHPKAVEEMGELGGVSCLLRVIRETNCGRNKENCIAILHTICLNDRTKWREIREEENAYGTITELAQNGTSRAKRKASGILDRLNRAVNLTHTA, translated from the exons ATGGCAAAGACGGGCGTGTTTGACTCTGATCCGACGGCGGTGGCGAAGGCGGCGGAGTTGAAGAAGGAGCTGCAGAGGCTGGTGAAAGCAATTGTCGACGACGAGGATTTCACCACCCAGACAATCGATCAGGCCAGAGACACCCTCTCTGCTTTGAAAGAATTGAAGCTCAAGAAAAGATCGCTCTCTCTCAAGCTCAAAGATGTCCTCTCTTGCCCGGAAGAGTTCCGGTGCCCGCTTTCGAAAGAGCTGATGAGAGACCCTGTGATTGTTTCCACAGGCGAG ACGTATGATAGGCCATTCATCCAAAAAGGACTAAAAGCCGGCAACAGGATATGCCCCCGAACGCAACAAGTGCTCACACACACAATCCTTACACCGAATCACTTGGTTCGTGAAATGATATCGCAATGGTGTAAGGATCGAGGGATTGAATTGTCGGATCCCGTCCTCCTAGTCAATGAGGATGGCATAACAGAATCAGATCGCgaccattttctttctttgctcAAGAAGATGTCTTCGACATTTCCTGAGCAGAAAGAAGCTGCAAAGGAGCTTCGGATGTTGACGAAGAGGATGCCTTCTTTCCGGGCACTTTTTAGCGAGTCTACACATGCCATTCCTCAGTTGCTCAGTCCTCTATCTGAAGGCAAGTTTGAAGATGGTATTCATCCGGAACTCCAAGAAGATGTGATCACCACACTCTTGAATCTGTCAATCCATGACAACAACAAGAAACTTGTGGCAGAAACTCCAATGGTAATTCCTTTACTTATGGAAGCATTGCGATCGGGGACCATTCAAACAAGGAGCAATGCAGCTGCAGCCCTTTTCACTTTGTCAGCTCTTGATTCCAACAAGGCACTTATTGGGAAATCAGGTGCCCTAAGGCCACTCATCGCTCTCCTAGATGAGGGTCATCCATTAGTTATGAAAGATGTTGCCTCTGCGATTTTCAATCTGTGCATCACTCATGAGAACAAGGCAAGAGCTGTGAGAGAAGGGGCAGTGAAGACGATTCTGAAGAAGATAGCTAACCGTGTGCATGTTGATGAGTTGTTGGCCATCCTTGCAATGCTCTCAAGCCATCCAAAGGCTGTGGAGGAAATGGGAGAGCTTGGAGGCGTTTCTTGCTTGCTCCGTGTTATCAGGGAGACCAATTGTGGACGCAACAAGGAGAATTGCATTGCAATCCTTCACACAATCTGTTTGAATGATCGAACCAAGTGGAGGGAAATTAGGGAAGAAGAAAACGCTTATGGAACAATAACCGAGCTTGCACAGAATGGAACTTCAAGGGCTAAGAGGAAAGCTAGTGGCATTCTTGATCGACTGAACAGAGCTGTAAATCTCACACATACTGCATGA
- the LOC103412155 gene encoding U-box domain-containing protein 9 isoform X2, translating into MISQWCKDRGIELSDPVLLVNEDGITESDRDHFLSLLKKMSSTFPEQKEAAKELRMLTKRMPSFRALFSESTHAIPQLLSPLSEGKFEDGIHPELQEDVITTLLNLSIHDNNKKLVAETPMVIPLLMEALRSGTIQTRSNAAAALFTLSALDSNKALIGKSGALRPLIALLDEGHPLVMKDVASAIFNLCITHENKARAVREGAVKTILKKIANRVHVDELLAILAMLSSHPKAVEEMGELGGVSCLLRVIRETNCGRNKENCIAILHTICLNDRTKWREIREEENAYGTITELAQNGTSRAKRKASGILDRLNRAVNLTHTA; encoded by the coding sequence ATGATATCGCAATGGTGTAAGGATCGAGGGATTGAATTGTCGGATCCCGTCCTCCTAGTCAATGAGGATGGCATAACAGAATCAGATCGCgaccattttctttctttgctcAAGAAGATGTCTTCGACATTTCCTGAGCAGAAAGAAGCTGCAAAGGAGCTTCGGATGTTGACGAAGAGGATGCCTTCTTTCCGGGCACTTTTTAGCGAGTCTACACATGCCATTCCTCAGTTGCTCAGTCCTCTATCTGAAGGCAAGTTTGAAGATGGTATTCATCCGGAACTCCAAGAAGATGTGATCACCACACTCTTGAATCTGTCAATCCATGACAACAACAAGAAACTTGTGGCAGAAACTCCAATGGTAATTCCTTTACTTATGGAAGCATTGCGATCGGGGACCATTCAAACAAGGAGCAATGCAGCTGCAGCCCTTTTCACTTTGTCAGCTCTTGATTCCAACAAGGCACTTATTGGGAAATCAGGTGCCCTAAGGCCACTCATCGCTCTCCTAGATGAGGGTCATCCATTAGTTATGAAAGATGTTGCCTCTGCGATTTTCAATCTGTGCATCACTCATGAGAACAAGGCAAGAGCTGTGAGAGAAGGGGCAGTGAAGACGATTCTGAAGAAGATAGCTAACCGTGTGCATGTTGATGAGTTGTTGGCCATCCTTGCAATGCTCTCAAGCCATCCAAAGGCTGTGGAGGAAATGGGAGAGCTTGGAGGCGTTTCTTGCTTGCTCCGTGTTATCAGGGAGACCAATTGTGGACGCAACAAGGAGAATTGCATTGCAATCCTTCACACAATCTGTTTGAATGATCGAACCAAGTGGAGGGAAATTAGGGAAGAAGAAAACGCTTATGGAACAATAACCGAGCTTGCACAGAATGGAACTTCAAGGGCTAAGAGGAAAGCTAGTGGCATTCTTGATCGACTGAACAGAGCTGTAAATCTCACACATACTGCATGA